A single window of Ignavibacteriales bacterium DNA harbors:
- a CDS encoding transposase encodes MQPDPKIFYRRRLPHYQPPGETFHVTFRLAGSLPVEVVVRLKHEHEAIKRKVRQVGKSEEQRKLTRELGATYFDKYDGLLDRAGNGPTWLGDDRVASVVMSALLYRDGNIYDMLAACVMPNHVHVLMHVKRSDASLYRILQSLKSYTAVTCNACLNRSGAFWHHESYDHVIRDGAELERTIWYILENPVKAGLCRNWRDWRWTYVKKGLVEP; translated from the coding sequence ATGCAACCAGATCCAAAGATCTTCTACCGAAGACGTCTTCCGCACTACCAGCCGCCAGGAGAGACGTTTCACGTGACGTTTCGCCTTGCTGGGTCGCTGCCTGTTGAGGTCGTTGTGAGATTGAAGCATGAGCATGAAGCGATAAAGCGAAAAGTGCGTCAGGTCGGCAAGTCTGAAGAGCAAAGGAAACTTACCCGAGAATTGGGAGCGACCTATTTCGATAAATATGATGGATTGCTGGATCGAGCAGGCAATGGGCCCACTTGGCTTGGGGACGATCGAGTCGCTTCTGTCGTGATGAGTGCATTGCTCTACCGGGACGGTAATATCTACGACATGCTCGCCGCCTGTGTGATGCCAAACCATGTGCATGTGTTAATGCATGTAAAGCGAAGCGATGCTTCGCTTTACAGAATCCTCCAATCTCTGAAATCTTACACCGCTGTCACCTGCAACGCCTGCCTCAATCGTTCCGGTGCTTTCTGGCATCACGAAAGCTACGACCATGTCATCCGAGATGGCGCAGAGCTAGAGAGGACGATCTGGTACATCTTGGAGAATCCTGTGAAGGCCGGACTGTGTCGCAATTGGCGGGATTGGCGGTGGACCTACGTGAAAAAGGGGCTGGTTGAACCGTAG
- a CDS encoding Ig-like domain-containing protein: MRNILLIVLLPFILLSCAGQRAPEGGPIDTDPPTVASTIPANYATRFSGRSITLEFNEYVDHRSVEGAVFVSPSLGQLEFDWSGREVEIRFAGTLRRSTTYVVTIGTDVVDLHNRNKMAQSYTLAFTTGEDIDHGAVEGRVFPRRETDPALGAMIFAYRLDGLNPDTLDPRTTKPDYVTQSGKDGGFLLRHLTFGSYRIIAVRDDYKNLLYDPETDEFGAQPDEIVLTPTDTLKAGVWMRLGKEDTTAVRMTKAASTNNRHVMIELSSPMDTSGLSANWFRVSDTVSQKPLGVLSVCPVIPKMTSVVVVTDTQRAGEGYRVEISSLRGVNGLRVSPSANRLTFSGSEVRDTLAPRIASISLADSAKEIDLQPKFLLSFSDAVKRERAGNSISLIDSSRSAVPLRLRWLSDASVEVMPQGRLASRTWFTLRIGMRSVMNLAGRAGKDSLRVFRFQTIDDELFSSIEGFIHDVSVSDPKGDVFLVARNVSRKEPKEYVVRLSQPGPFMLSDLLEGKYLLQAFRDRDDDGKFSPGQVFPFRRSERFTEYPDTLRLRARWPLENVELKLH; this comes from the coding sequence ATGCGCAATATCCTCCTCATAGTACTCCTTCCATTCATTCTCCTCTCTTGCGCCGGCCAACGTGCCCCGGAAGGGGGGCCGATCGATACCGATCCGCCGACTGTGGCCTCAACGATCCCTGCGAATTATGCCACCCGCTTCAGCGGCCGAAGCATCACGCTGGAATTCAACGAGTATGTCGACCATCGAAGTGTCGAAGGTGCAGTCTTTGTTTCGCCTTCGCTCGGCCAACTCGAGTTCGATTGGTCCGGACGAGAAGTCGAAATACGCTTTGCAGGAACCTTGCGGCGCAGCACGACGTACGTCGTCACGATCGGAACCGATGTGGTGGATCTCCACAATCGCAACAAGATGGCGCAATCGTATACCCTTGCCTTTACGACGGGTGAGGACATCGACCATGGTGCGGTAGAGGGAAGAGTGTTCCCGCGCAGGGAAACCGACCCTGCGCTTGGAGCAATGATTTTTGCATATAGGCTCGATGGCCTCAATCCTGACACACTGGACCCAAGAACGACGAAGCCGGACTACGTTACGCAATCAGGGAAGGATGGCGGATTTCTTCTGAGGCATCTTACCTTCGGATCGTATCGAATTATTGCCGTACGGGATGACTACAAGAATCTCTTGTACGATCCGGAGACTGACGAATTCGGGGCTCAGCCTGACGAAATTGTTCTGACTCCGACGGACACGCTCAAAGCAGGGGTCTGGATGAGGCTCGGCAAGGAAGACACGACTGCTGTCCGGATGACGAAGGCGGCCTCCACGAACAATCGACACGTGATGATTGAATTGTCTTCGCCGATGGACACCAGCGGCCTCAGCGCAAACTGGTTTCGGGTTTCAGACACCGTGAGTCAGAAGCCACTTGGCGTGTTGTCGGTATGTCCGGTGATTCCGAAAATGACCTCAGTCGTCGTCGTTACGGACACGCAACGAGCCGGGGAGGGGTATCGTGTAGAGATCTCGTCTCTACGCGGCGTCAACGGCTTGAGAGTCAGCCCCTCGGCGAATCGCCTGACGTTTTCGGGTTCTGAGGTAAGAGATACACTGGCTCCCAGGATCGCATCGATCTCTCTGGCCGACAGTGCAAAGGAAATTGATCTCCAGCCGAAGTTCCTGCTCAGCTTCTCGGACGCCGTGAAGCGGGAAAGAGCGGGGAACTCGATCTCTCTCATTGATAGTAGTCGCAGCGCGGTTCCTCTCAGGCTGCGCTGGCTCTCCGATGCCTCGGTGGAAGTTATGCCTCAAGGAAGACTGGCCAGCAGGACATGGTTTACACTTCGAATCGGGATGCGGAGCGTGATGAACCTGGCAGGGCGAGCCGGAAAAGATTCGCTGCGGGTATTCCGGTTTCAAACTATTGATGACGAGTTGTTCAGCAGCATCGAAGGTTTCATCCACGATGTGAGCGTGTCAGATCCCAAAGGCGATGTCTTCCTCGTAGCCCGAAACGTCTCGAGGAAGGAGCCAAAGGAATATGTCGTCCGGCTTTCTCAGCCCGGACCGTTCATGCTGAGCGACCTGCTCGAGGGCAAATATCTCCTTCAGGCATTCAGAGATCGCGATGATGATGGAAAATTTTCTCCGGGTCAGGTCTTTCCTTTCCGGCGATCAGAGCGGTTTACTGAATATCCTGACACGCTGAGACTCCGTGCGCGGTGGCCTCTCGAAAATGTCGAATTGAAGTTGCATTGA
- the ndhC gene encoding NADH-quinone oxidoreductase subunit A, translating into MLESYVPIFVMVAGGIIFGVVMVKLNEWFGPRRPSPEKLSTYESGMDPVRSARERFSVKYYMVAVLFILFDIEVVFLYPWAVSFKQLGVGGFIEMVVFIAILLIGYFYVWRKGALEWD; encoded by the coding sequence ATGCTAGAAAGCTATGTTCCGATATTCGTCATGGTCGCCGGGGGCATCATCTTCGGCGTAGTCATGGTGAAATTGAACGAGTGGTTTGGGCCGCGCCGGCCTTCGCCGGAGAAGCTCTCGACGTATGAAAGCGGTATGGACCCGGTCAGGAGCGCACGCGAACGGTTCTCCGTCAAGTACTACATGGTTGCGGTTCTGTTCATCCTTTTCGACATCGAAGTGGTCTTTCTCTATCCTTGGGCTGTCTCCTTCAAGCAGTTGGGGGTGGGTGGGTTTATTGAGATGGTGGTCTTTATCGCAATTCTGCTGATTGGGTATTTTTACGTTTGGAGGAAAGGAGCTCTTGAATGGGATTAG
- a CDS encoding NADH-quinone oxidoreductase subunit B, with amino-acid sequence MGLEHALGDSFLTTKIDLAINWCRKNSLWPMPMGISCCAIEMMAFAGPRFDVARFGSEVFRFSPRQSDVMIVAGTTTFKMAKVVRKIYDQMPDPKWVIAMGACTSSGGMYRTYSVVQGIDQFLPVDVYVAGCPPRPDNLLNALIKLQEKVQRGESKGSFPAYVGEAKLNQPQALPIISG; translated from the coding sequence ATGGGATTAGAGCATGCGCTGGGTGATAGTTTCCTTACCACGAAAATAGACCTCGCAATCAATTGGTGCCGCAAGAATTCTCTCTGGCCGATGCCCATGGGCATTTCATGCTGCGCTATCGAAATGATGGCGTTTGCCGGCCCGCGCTTTGACGTTGCACGGTTTGGGTCGGAAGTGTTTCGATTTTCCCCGCGTCAATCCGACGTGATGATCGTCGCAGGAACGACGACGTTCAAGATGGCCAAGGTCGTGCGAAAAATCTACGACCAAATGCCGGATCCCAAATGGGTGATTGCGATGGGCGCATGCACATCATCCGGAGGAATGTATCGTACCTATTCAGTTGTGCAGGGCATTGACCAGTTTCTCCCTGTCGATGTCTATGTCGCAGGCTGCCCGCCCCGTCCGGATAATCTGCTCAACGCGTTGATCAAACTGCAGGAAAAAGTGCAACGTGGAGAGAGTAAGGGGAGCTTCCCTGCGTATGTAGGCGAAGCGAAGCTCAACCAACCGCAGGCTCTCCCGATAATCTCAGGCTGA
- a CDS encoding NADH-quinone oxidoreductase subunit C: MNAVIIDKLQARFGKESVLPSEFRDELTIVVPKNQIVDICRFLKEDAELKFDFLMDLCGIDMNTPENRFGVIYNIYSLTNKFRLRLKTFTEEADLKVPTVTGVWGTANWHERETFDMFGVVFEGHPDLRRVYMPEDFEHFPLRKDFPLMGIPGSIPLPKNK, translated from the coding sequence ATGAACGCTGTTATCATCGATAAATTGCAGGCGCGGTTTGGGAAAGAAAGTGTCCTTCCCAGTGAATTCCGGGATGAACTCACGATCGTCGTGCCGAAGAACCAGATCGTCGACATCTGCCGCTTCCTCAAAGAGGATGCAGAGTTGAAATTCGATTTCCTAATGGATCTTTGCGGCATTGACATGAACACTCCCGAGAATCGATTCGGGGTGATCTACAACATTTACTCGCTGACGAACAAGTTCCGACTTCGTCTGAAGACCTTCACCGAAGAAGCAGACCTCAAGGTCCCGACCGTCACTGGTGTGTGGGGCACAGCGAACTGGCACGAACGCGAAACATTTGACATGTTCGGCGTAGTGTTTGAAGGGCACCCTGATCTGCGAAGGGTCTACATGCCCGAGGATTTTGAACATTTCCCGCTTCGGAAGGACTTTCCTCTCATGGGAATCCCCGGATCCATTCCTCTGCCGAAGAACAAGTGA
- the nuoD gene encoding NADH dehydrogenase (quinone) subunit D: MTETRMEEVPKKTKILQALEDQNTSVSFEDPLENDMILNMGPQHPATHGVLRLLIRLDGETVVGCVPEIGYLHRGYEKLAENSTFHEFIPHTDRLDYLSPLNNNTAYALAVEKLLGIEAPPRAQYIRVMISELARISSHLMFLGSLAMDVGALTVWMWAFREREKQYDIFENIAGARFTTSYTRIGGLAQDVEASTLAMVRAFVEALPGHLVECEKLLNTNRIFLERTDGVGVITRDQAVDLGLTGPGLRACGVDHDLRKANPYLVYKDLDFGVPLYEGGDALARYYVRMAEMRESVSIIKQVLEKMPSGDVHAFKPKKVLPRKERIYTRMEELIHDFMLVNFGVDPPVGETYSAVEAPKGELGFYIYSDGKGYPWRLKIRSPSFVNLQSLPTMIMGCMISDVVAVIGSLDPVMGEADK; the protein is encoded by the coding sequence GTGACGGAAACCCGAATGGAAGAAGTCCCGAAAAAGACGAAGATTCTTCAGGCCCTTGAGGACCAGAACACCAGCGTGTCGTTTGAAGATCCGCTTGAGAATGATATGATCCTCAACATGGGCCCCCAGCATCCGGCGACGCATGGTGTGCTGCGGCTTCTCATTCGACTCGACGGTGAAACCGTCGTGGGATGCGTGCCCGAAATCGGTTATCTCCATCGCGGCTATGAGAAGCTGGCTGAGAATTCCACGTTCCACGAGTTTATTCCTCACACAGACCGTCTCGATTACCTCTCCCCGTTGAACAACAACACGGCGTATGCTCTTGCCGTTGAGAAACTCCTCGGGATTGAAGCGCCTCCCCGTGCTCAGTATATCAGGGTAATGATTTCGGAACTCGCGCGTATCTCGTCGCACTTGATGTTTCTCGGTTCGCTTGCGATGGATGTTGGAGCGCTGACCGTCTGGATGTGGGCGTTTCGTGAGCGGGAGAAGCAGTATGATATCTTCGAAAATATCGCGGGTGCACGATTCACGACAAGTTATACGCGCATCGGCGGACTTGCACAGGACGTGGAAGCATCGACGCTTGCGATGGTAAGAGCATTCGTGGAAGCATTGCCCGGCCACCTCGTCGAATGCGAGAAACTCCTCAACACGAACCGAATTTTCCTCGAGCGCACGGATGGCGTTGGGGTTATCACACGGGATCAGGCGGTCGACCTGGGTCTCACGGGCCCCGGCCTTCGCGCGTGCGGTGTCGATCATGACCTTCGGAAAGCGAATCCGTATCTCGTCTACAAAGATCTCGATTTCGGTGTGCCGCTGTATGAGGGAGGCGATGCACTCGCACGGTACTACGTCCGAATGGCCGAGATGAGGGAGAGCGTCAGCATCATCAAGCAAGTGCTGGAGAAGATGCCGTCCGGCGATGTGCATGCATTCAAACCGAAGAAGGTGCTTCCCCGCAAAGAGCGCATCTACACGCGGATGGAAGAGCTTATTCACGATTTCATGCTGGTGAATTTCGGAGTCGATCCACCTGTCGGCGAGACGTACAGCGCTGTCGAGGCGCCCAAGGGTGAACTGGGCTTCTACATATATAGTGACGGCAAAGGTTACCCGTGGCGGCTAAAAATCCGCTCTCCGTCATTCGTAAACCTCCAATCCCTCCCAACGATGATTATGGGTTGCATGATCTCCGATGTTGTCGCAGTCATTGGCAGTCTCGACCCGGTCATGGGAGAAGCAGATAAATGA
- the nuoE gene encoding NADH-quinone oxidoreductase subunit NuoE, whose product MLSQQNLDKIEDLKKSYPTTQALVLPVLWMVQEEHGYISEESMRYVAGILNVTFGHVLGLVTFYTMFNSKPMGRRHVEVCTNVSCMLRGSDKIVAHLEKRLGIGLGETSKDKKWTLSEVECMGSCGTAPMLAVGEEYYENLTEEKLDRIIAELERE is encoded by the coding sequence ATGCTATCTCAACAAAATCTCGACAAGATAGAGGACTTGAAGAAGTCCTACCCCACGACGCAGGCATTGGTGTTGCCGGTGCTCTGGATGGTGCAGGAGGAGCACGGCTACATCTCCGAAGAATCGATGCGGTATGTTGCCGGGATTTTAAACGTGACGTTTGGTCACGTGCTCGGCCTCGTGACCTTCTATACAATGTTCAATTCGAAGCCGATGGGGAGACGGCACGTCGAGGTATGCACGAATGTCTCCTGCATGCTTCGCGGATCGGACAAGATTGTCGCACATCTCGAAAAACGTCTCGGTATCGGTTTGGGGGAGACCTCGAAGGACAAGAAATGGACGCTCTCAGAAGTTGAGTGCATGGGTTCGTGTGGAACTGCGCCGATGCTCGCTGTTGGCGAGGAATACTACGAGAACCTCACGGAAGAGAAACTCGATCGGATTATCGCAGAGCTGGAGCGAGAGTAG
- the nuoF gene encoding NADH-quinone oxidoreductase subunit NuoF codes for MEKYILPDIHGLHMIDVYEAHGGYKALRKALGMKPEEVTDEVKKSGLRGRGGACFPTGLKWTFMPKQTTKPKYLCVNGDESEPGTFKDRQIFESNPHLLIEGILIGAYAMGVTTSYVYIRGEYGKWIRMVEKAVADAYAKGYVGTSIAGSSFSTNIVIHKGAGAYICGEESSLMNSIEGLRGYPRIKPPFPAQFGLWGCPTTINNVETMSNIPLILNNGWEWYSKIGAPKHPGPILVGISGHVNKPGVYELPTGVPLLEIIYKHAGGVPEDKKIKALIPGGSSTMIMRGDQLEGACMDAESLKAAGSSVGTAGMIVMDEDTDLIRVIERIAMFYYHESCGQCTPCREGTGWLWKILKRFGKGEGRMDDIDLLMDIANNIEGNTICALGDAAAWPVQSMIRRFRDEFEKRVNSAPARIGQEAAA; via the coding sequence ATGGAAAAGTATATTCTACCTGACATACACGGACTGCACATGATAGACGTCTACGAGGCGCACGGCGGTTACAAGGCGCTTCGGAAAGCCCTGGGGATGAAGCCTGAGGAAGTGACGGATGAAGTGAAAAAGTCCGGCTTGCGCGGCAGGGGAGGAGCGTGTTTCCCCACAGGATTGAAGTGGACCTTCATGCCTAAGCAAACGACAAAGCCAAAGTATCTTTGTGTGAACGGTGACGAGTCGGAACCCGGAACATTTAAAGACAGGCAGATCTTTGAATCCAATCCTCATCTCCTGATCGAAGGGATTCTGATCGGCGCATACGCCATGGGTGTCACCACCTCGTACGTCTATATCAGAGGCGAGTATGGCAAGTGGATCCGCATGGTCGAGAAAGCGGTGGCCGACGCGTATGCGAAGGGGTATGTGGGGACCAGCATCGCGGGATCTTCGTTCTCAACCAACATCGTTATCCATAAAGGCGCCGGCGCCTACATTTGCGGTGAAGAATCGTCGCTGATGAATTCTATCGAAGGTTTGCGTGGCTACCCGCGCATTAAACCTCCTTTCCCTGCCCAGTTTGGTTTGTGGGGCTGCCCGACGACGATCAACAATGTCGAAACCATGAGCAACATCCCATTGATTCTCAACAATGGATGGGAATGGTATTCGAAGATCGGCGCGCCGAAACATCCCGGACCGATACTCGTTGGCATCAGCGGACATGTCAACAAGCCCGGTGTCTATGAACTGCCCACCGGAGTACCTTTGCTCGAGATCATCTACAAGCACGCGGGCGGTGTGCCGGAAGACAAGAAGATCAAGGCTCTCATCCCCGGAGGTTCTTCGACGATGATCATGCGCGGTGACCAACTTGAAGGCGCATGCATGGACGCAGAGTCCCTGAAAGCAGCCGGATCGTCTGTCGGAACAGCGGGCATGATAGTCATGGATGAAGACACGGACCTTATCAGGGTCATTGAACGCATCGCGATGTTTTACTATCACGAATCGTGCGGGCAATGCACCCCGTGCCGTGAAGGAACTGGATGGCTCTGGAAAATCCTGAAACGGTTCGGGAAGGGGGAAGGCCGGATGGACGACATCGATCTGTTGATGGACATTGCCAACAACATCGAAGGGAACACGATCTGTGCTCTCGGTGATGCTGCGGCGTGGCCGGTTCAATCAATGATCCGGCGGTTCCGCGATGAATTCGAAAAACGAGTCAATTCTGCTCCGGCACGAATCGGGCAGGAAGCCGCGGCCTGA
- a CDS encoding sigma-70 family RNA polymerase sigma factor: protein MAYQTLAQPAEAPLKAKSDEVLITLVHQGEQGAYRILVERYQERIRNLVYSIFHDQQVVDDLSQEVFIKAYEALSQFRFQSSFYTWLYRIAVNKSRDELRKRKVRRWFSLQTMLESSDKELGSKIVVEQHDNEPQELLAAGLKTLPEKYRIAVILKDIDGLSYEEIAEIMECEIGTVKSRLSRARAMLRKVLEPLLKERI, encoded by the coding sequence ATGGCCTATCAAACGCTGGCGCAGCCGGCTGAAGCACCACTGAAAGCAAAAAGCGACGAAGTGCTGATCACCCTTGTGCATCAGGGAGAGCAGGGTGCCTATCGCATTTTGGTCGAGCGTTACCAGGAACGAATCAGGAATCTGGTCTATTCCATTTTCCACGACCAGCAAGTGGTCGATGATCTGTCCCAGGAAGTGTTCATCAAAGCGTACGAAGCTCTGTCACAGTTCCGGTTCCAGTCATCCTTTTACACGTGGCTGTATCGCATCGCCGTCAATAAGAGCAGGGATGAGCTTAGGAAAAGAAAGGTTCGGCGTTGGTTCTCGCTTCAAACCATGCTGGAGTCGTCGGACAAGGAATTGGGATCGAAGATTGTTGTTGAGCAGCATGACAATGAGCCGCAGGAGTTGCTCGCCGCCGGATTGAAGACGTTGCCGGAGAAGTATCGTATCGCCGTCATTCTGAAAGACATCGACGGACTATCCTATGAAGAAATTGCGGAGATTATGGAATGCGAAATTGGTACAGTGAAGTCAAGACTGTCGCGCGCCCGCGCGATGCTGAGAAAAGTTCTTGAGCCTTTGCTGAAGGAGAGAATCTAA
- the dut gene encoding dUTP diphosphatase, whose product MSEHIKVRISRVGQGEHDLPLPAYATSGSAGMDLVANVEADVCINPAETILVPTGISVQLPEGYEAQVRPRSGLAIKHQIGILNSPGTIDSDYRGEVKIVLTNFGKQPFTVRRGDRIAQMIVQKYARVEWDEVQSLDETARGGGGFGHTGVSSSKGERS is encoded by the coding sequence TTGTCAGAACACATCAAAGTTCGCATTAGCCGCGTTGGTCAGGGGGAACATGACCTTCCGCTCCCGGCATATGCAACATCAGGTTCAGCGGGGATGGACCTTGTTGCAAATGTCGAGGCCGATGTTTGTATCAATCCTGCCGAGACCATTCTTGTCCCAACCGGGATCAGCGTTCAGCTTCCCGAGGGGTACGAGGCACAGGTACGTCCTCGCAGCGGTCTCGCCATCAAACACCAGATTGGGATCCTGAACTCGCCCGGGACGATTGACTCGGACTACCGCGGCGAAGTGAAGATCGTGCTCACGAATTTCGGAAAACAACCGTTCACCGTCCGGCGTGGTGATCGTATCGCGCAGATGATTGTTCAGAAATACGCCAGGGTCGAGTGGGACGAAGTGCAGTCGCTGGATGAGACTGCTCGCGGCGGCGGGGGATTTGGCCACACTGGTGTTTCGTCGTCCAAGGGGGAGAGATCATGA